ATAAAAACTAAATCCAAAGAAAATAAATGAATGAAACATGGATACAATGGGACGTGCTTTGGCAATGGGCTTTTGCAGAAATACATCAATCAAGGCAGTAATAAACCGCCCAATGAGATTATCACTTCTATC
The Candidatus Neomarinimicrobiota bacterium DNA segment above includes these coding regions:
- a CDS encoding (Fe-S)-binding protein produces the protein MLSPNEQIAFILLVIICGALAFQGFNRIFKTVKSGANADRSDNLIGRFITALIDVFLQKPIAKARPIVSMFHSFIFFGFSFY